In Motacilla alba alba isolate MOTALB_02 chromosome 4A, Motacilla_alba_V1.0_pri, whole genome shotgun sequence, the genomic window ATCAAACAACTTCGATACAGGAGGAGGGGGCATTTTTCAGATCATTGATGTTTCATCAGTTGGCAGCAGGGCCTCAGATTGAGGCAGAGATGGGCTTGGGATAAAGACTTAACTGTCCTGTTTGGCCAGGAGCATTTATATTTGGGAACTGAAGCAAACAtaaggaggggagagaggaggtAAGATAAGTCTTCACGCATATGGAATGGTGGAGGACATAATGGAGATCTGAATTATTCCAGTTTATCTGGAGGAGGGGGGCCAGAGGGAAGACTTGGTGATATATAGAATGTAATTCCACAACAGGCATGCTTCTTAGTAGTTCATCAgtttgaaaatgttgtttttctgcAGCGTGATTCGTCACAGAGACGTTCGGGCTTCTTACTATGGTGTCATAGATAAATTCCGTCTCCAAGTGtctgagcagagccagaggaaagCATTAGGGAAAAAGGAGATCATTGCTACTCTGCTTCCATCTGCAaaggaacaacaacaacaaaaggaagaggaggaaaaacgAATAAAAGAACACCTGGCTGAAAGTGTCTTTTTTGAGCAGACTTTGTGTCAACCAGGtaactgaagtatttttctaCTCCTATGTTCTGAATCAGTTTTGAATAGCTCAAGTGACTagacttaaaacatttttaaaatataaacagaaatacatttgaaaataattcattttgctTACCTGTAAGACTGCTGTCTTTATCACTTGAGGATGGCAGTATTCAAGAACCCAAACTGGGGCTATTCTGTTTGTGCTGTCTCAATCAATCCAGACCCttggctgctctgtgtttgtatGTTATACCTTGGAGAGTGCATCCACTcttcctctggagcaggagtTCTCATGCAGACAATGGGAATTTATCTGTGAAAGGATGCTAGTTACTTTTTCCCTTGGGCTCTGTCAAAACATACGCCCCTTGCGAGTTTGTTCCAAACCCTTAATCCCCCATTTCCTGATGAGCAGGAAATATTGCCAGAACATCTTCTAAAGTGCTCCTTGTTCTGTGCCCTGTCCTTTGTCTGTCCCACAAGAACAGAAGAGCACAGTTGGTGGCTGAAAACTCTGTGTGTTTCATACACACAGTGAGGAAGTGAATCAACAGCCTTGAAAACCTGGGCCAGACAGTTAAATTGAAGGGATAGGATATAAAGTGTCAAGTTGTACCTGAAATGAATCTAAACTGATTCTAGATGGTCTACATTCTTCTTACTTTTACTCATTCGTACTGAAATGTTCTTGTCACTGttgtatttttcagaacaacaaaaaccaaTTCCAGAAAATAGATGAACCTCCTTGAGAGTATTCATGTAGTTAAATTAATGTTTCACTATTTATACGAAGTTTGTTGGCTGGCGAAacactttttattaaaaaaccctcataaTAGATATTAGTAGGATACACAGTTAAAGCAAACCTACAAGGGTCTCTGGGCTCACAGAACAAAATGTTCCTGTGATAGTTGATCCAGGACAGGGCCTGAGCCATCCTGAACAATCTGATACTGGTCTAACTCCAAATGCTGTTTCTCTGCTTAAAAGCCTCATTGACTATGGTATATTGCAGTAAAAGAAGaagcaggaaacaaagaaaCTGCAGTTTTGCATGTAACCTGCAACCTGGAAATAAGAGATTTATGGAATTAAAATGGAGCACATATTGCTGGTTGCTGAGGATAGGAGAAGTTGATAAAAACATTGGCTGTTTTCCAATGGGTTTTAAGGATTTGGTTAGAGGTATTCTGCTAACATGTTAACAGCTCTTTTCAAAGATGACACAGTGGGCTTTTGAGTAGGTTCCAGCTGTTAAAGTGCAGGACAATAAAGACTATGAAGGACTCTTTATTGTCTGTGGTTTGCATTTCCTTATTCTGATAATACTGGACTCTCAGAGTGGTTCACTCTCACAGTTTTTAAAGTAAGATTCAAATTTTACTGATTTGTGGCATCTAAACTGACTGGCTGAGGTATAGCCCTTGAACCCTGTAAAGAATGAAGGGGAGCTCACCTGGCCCAAGaacctgtgctcctgctgcaggcaggttTTGTTCAGGAGGTGTGAGCAGTTacctgcctctgcagctctttTGGGTGCTCTGATTGATTACTGATCACTGAAGGAACACATCAAGGAATGGAGTCAGGATGCACAGGGAAACCTGAAGCATTGCTGGAACATCCAGCTGTCCTGAGTGTGTATTTATAGCAACTGGGCCCGTTCCTCCAGAAGGGAGTGGTTTGGGAAGTCATGTGAAAACAAGCTCCAGCatcagagcagggagcagcctcctCCACTGCAGAATGCAGGAGGTTTAGAAGGGTGGGCTTAAGACTTGTCTTCCACCCCCTGCAAACTCcagagcaaaaaggaaaattgaggATATTTCAGCTCCCACGCACTGCAGACATTTTTGCAGAATATTTAATGCTTATATTATTTAGATCTTCCTTATGATTGTGGCTCTCTtgctttttcagaaaacagaactgCCTCGTCGGGACCTAGTTTACTCACAGTCTTCCTTGGAGTGGTGTGTGTCGCAGCACTAATGCTACCTACATTGGGGGAAATGGAATCCCTGGTGCCTCTCTACCTCCACTTAAGTGTGAATCAAAAGTTAGTAGCTGCTTATGTTTTAGGTGAgtactttggattttttaaacattttcctgcaaaatcTGAGTTTGGAAAACGTCTCCTGTCTTTGCCAGTGGCCTCAGGAAACTGGATGGAAACAAAGCACCACgttaggttttgttttgcacCTCAGCTTACATCTTAATTTGTAGCCATGGTGATAGCAGGGTAAATTAGTTATTGTAAGTGCTTTAGACCAGATTTGAGTTGATACCTATTGCACACAGGCTCCTACATGCTAATTGCAGCTTTATTTGATGATGGGCCAGCAACAGTCATCTGCCAACACACCTGAACAGAATGTGCTGTTTCTTACTCTTGCATTGCAGTAGTTACTCTATTGCAGAATGTAGAATCTGTTATTGTGCTTCTCTCCAGCCCCCTGTGAGCTGTGTTTTAAGGCCTGATTCTCAGTACCTGTTCAATGAGCAGTTGGTATGTGTAGCAGTAAATTGTTGTAAACCCTGTCTGAGACCACTACCATCCCCAGTTCTTCCTGATTTGTAACTTGCTCCTGCATTAGCTAGGGTAGATGAGTTGCACATTTCATTTGTTATGACTCTTTCTCTATAACTATTTCAGATTTGAAGAACAGTCACACTAAACTCAGTTCTCCTCTCCCACTACCTGGCAGAAAAGaggatttaaaggaaaagagctAGGCAGCTCCAAACTGATAGCTAGAGGTGAGGTAGTGATGGGGTGCAAGTTCTGGTGGTTCATGCACACCCTGCTGACTCACAAAGGTCCATCTGCTGAAGTGGTTTGGAATCTCCCTCGTGGCTCTTTGCCCAGGCTGATGCTGATGGATTCTCAGATCAGGGCCTTGCAGTAATCCTCACTTGGTTTTTATCTCTGCTTTTGAGAATTACTCCAGGTTCTGCTGGTGTCAGCTACAGTTTTAAGCCTTTTGACTTTATACATTTGCAAGAACTGAACCTGTTTCTAGATTCCCTAGGAAGTTTTGAGAGGTTTTGACTTCTTTGCTGTCAGTGCTTTTAGTGTTCATGGACAGATTCTTTTATGTGTGACTCTTGCTCGTGTAGAAAGTCAATTGCTCTTGAGAAGTTGAAACCACTTTGTTCCACAAGGAAGGACAACTGGATTGTGGAGCATTTCATTGGAAAGGGTTGTTATACCACACCAACAGAACTGTATGATATTTGAGAAGTATCTGATTTGCAGAAATGAGTTAAACCCTTTATTGTCTGCAAGCCCCTGTACAAGGGGTACAGGATGTTCTCCAGAAGCCTCTGCTGTTCCTCTGAGGTGATGGAATTGATCCAAGCTAAGgatccagcagctgtgggagcactGATTGTCTGAACCAGTAGAGACCTTAATAAATAGCTGAGCTGTAGTTCCTCTTCAAGGGACAAATTGCTGATCTATGGAAGGCAGTGCTTCTGCCTTCACCATCTTCAGAAAGTAGCCAAGTTCCATCAGTACGGAGTGGCAGGAGATAAAATAGTCTCAGAAATGTCTTTATCCATGGTGAGATCTGTAGGTTTTAGCTGAGCTTTCTGCAGTGAAAAGCTGTTACAGTGACATCATCTGAGCCTGCAAGAAAGTGAGATTGCTCAAGAACTGATAAATTGTTATTTTGATGTTACATAAGGCTGGAATTCAGGGAGCCCTGATGTTCTTCCATCCACCTCACTTTGTGCAATATAACCCATGGCTAAAAACTGCAGATTTGTACTTTTTCCTGTATCAGCATATAATTAAAATGAACTTTTCAGTGTGTCATGGGTAGGTTTATTAGCCCCCATTTCCTGTTTTCATCtggttttaattctttttaaccTCTACCAGAGcagtcctttttttcctccctctctaaAGGTCACAACAAAGAGTCTGTTGAAAGCTCCCTCTGCAAGCTGACAAGGAAGCTTAACATCTTTGTCTAAAACTAGTCTTTGATCAGTTATTattcacagagcagaaaaaaagccttgGAGCCTTCAACTGGCCTGTATTACTGGTGATTCAGCATTTGAGTGACACTGCCCATAACTGGCCCCCACGAGGAGTAGGGTTTGAGTGCTGGTGTAACACTAACCCCAGTCAAAAGTTCAGTGTTAAGATTTTCCTGTAGAGAGGTCAGTAATTGTTTGGAATATTTCTGCCTTCTTTGACATTCAGTTATTAGCTGCACCACATATCAGTGTTGATTTTTGACTATGTCAAAATTTGGAGTGATACTTCTAATATTTAAGTGTGTATATAAATGCATTCTGCATGTATTTATGCACTTCTACCATATTTTCTGGCCTGTGACAGGGTaaactctttattttaaatgttttattttgagtgAAATAGAAGTGTTTAGTTCTTAATTCTTGTCTTTCAGGTCTCATCACCATGGTTATTTTGAGAACATGAGCAATGAGTTCATAGGATGTCAAACACCTTACTGTATATTCACATCATGAATGTGGACTGCCTTTTACTCCCATTTGGCTCATTAAGATGCTAGCAAAACTGTTCAGTGATTTAAGATACCTTCAGAAGTGTAATATATTTTAACTGTGTATAATAAATGAAAGACTCAAAGCACTGTGCGGTGCTTCTGTAACAGACAGCTATGAAATGTTCAGTGATACctgtgaaaataatttgaaaaaaacttttataTCTATGCCTACTGTAAAAAATCCTTATTAAAACaacatttgttatttttagtCTATGTTCACATCAGTGCGTGATCACTATAAAAGCAAACTGTCCTCTGTAAAAACGCTCATTTGGTTTGTGGCTGTACCTGCTGAGGCTGGCACATAACACTTCTGTATATACACACCAGAGGGGTGAGAGTCGTGACTGATCattgaggaaaatgaaaaattccatCAGTGGAACTGAAATAAACCATGAATTTTAGGTGAAGAAGTAATTCTCAAATTTCTTACTTCATCATTACCAATATATCGTTGAGTGCTCATTTTCTTACCtggggaaataatttcttgcaACAGTCATTTTGTACCACAATTACTAGACAATAAAACCGAGTTCTGTAATCAGATTCTTCATTTCTTAGGGATGCATGGAAGTGGCATTAATGGAAGCTGAACTCATACTAATACAAAATTAAtcattttctctattttagaGACCAAACTAAGTGAAATAGCAAAGGCATTTCTCTACATCCCTCCCCCCACAGCTACCACAGGGACTTCTTTTCTATCAGAAACTCCTGCTTAAATGCCAGTTTCATATTTGAGGTGAACATTAATCTTGTTTCATACAACAAGTATTTCCCTTTATTTGACATTTCATTGTCGAGATGTTAATTCTAAAAGGGCAGCTATTACTGCATTGGATTCATACAGACAAATCTTTGTTTGTAAGAAGTCTATAGAGTATGCTCTGatatgaataataaagtttGGAAATCAAACCTTCTTTCCCCCTGCATGTTTCGGGTGACTTTTCTGCTTATGCATGGAGATATAAAGAAACCATGCAAAAaagtgtttcttaaaaaaaaaaaaaaaaaaaaggagaaagagaggtTGAAATGAGTTAACTGCGACATTTTTTCTTACACAGTGCTACTCCAGTTTGAttctgggaagagctggcaTTGTGTCGTCCATTGATCAGCATCAGATGATAAAGTCAAACATTAACATtcactaaggaaaaaaaccaaaaaaggttCCCAGCTGGCTTACAAGCTGtgtgccagagcctgctgcaggcacagcacttCCCTCCAGCACTGAGCTCGTGGCTGGGTCTGTgtttccctgcccctgcagggctctgttcTTGTAGCTTCACTGTTCCTCAGTACCTGCACTGTGAATTCTGATTTTCACCAGGTGGTTTAAcctgctgctgaagggaaaGGTGAGGGAGTGGAGCAGAAGTTGGGGAGATAAAAGTGCCACGTGGTACCTTATCTTAGCACCCAACAGCCAGGCTGAACGTTTTGTTGTGCCCAAGCAGATCAAAAAAGCCCAACACaaacccttttttccccctgtgtcCTGGAATTCTGGTCATGGGCTGGGATGATGTTTTGCCAGGCATTGCAGTAGTGCAGAAGTGACAATCTCACTGTAGGAACCCAGAGTCACTGAGTGACTGTAACCAGCTCTgacacctgcagctgcctcagtcCTGCAGGACAGTGCATGGGGAGGGGAGATCACAGGACACAGATGCCAGCAGTCATTTTCAAGAAATCTGGAGGGAAATGATTGGTTTAGAAAAACACCTTGACCAAAGAAATCAGAGCAAAAAGTTATTGTAAATGAAAAAGACTAAAAACATTGGACCGTTTCTTTGTCAAGGCAACGGAGGAGCaatacacagcaaaaaaaaaaaaaaaaaaaaaaagattaaatgcaCAGAGTAACTCAGCAGATGTAGATAAAACTGGTGCTTGGGTGAAATAAGGATGACAAGTGTGAATTCTGacttctttctccttcaggGAGGTTGCAGCACactgcagaatcacagatttATCCCAGTTATGAAAACAAGACCTGGGGACTGTTTCAGTTCAGCACTGAGGGAGAACATATCAAATTATGTTACAGCATAGTCACAGCAGGCACCAGTAAAATGTTACCAGGTGGATACACAAGATTTTGAAGATAGTTCCTGcttttatgtatatttatatgcatGCACATACCTCTAGCACTTACATACTAGAgtttcagaaaacactgaacaCCTTTGGAAATCAGACCGAGACCCTGAATATACCTCTTAGAAACACCAGGAAAACCAGTTAAGTGTTCACGTCATTTCCCATTCCTGACTCCTAACACAAACAAACAGCCATTTCCTTGCAATGGGCAAGTGTTTGCAGCAGACAGTTGGGAGGGTTTGAGATCATCCAGCAGAAACAATCCTGGTGTTTACCCACGCCTGCCAATGCAGTGACAGCTCAGAGGAGccgtgctggcagcaggaggtggggaCGCTTTGGGGAGCGTCACTCCCATGGCTTGGTACATGATCTTCTCGAGGTGTCTGCACTTGTCTGGATCAGAAAATCCTGAGCTGATCGTGTTTCTCTGGAGGAGTGAATCACAGAGTGCTTGAAACTTCAGCAGACCCAGCGCCCTGCCGCAGAGCTCCAGGCTCAGGATGGGCTGCCAGGGAATCAGTTAACTCCACTGATAATGCAGCCCCGGGGAGCAGGGCCACCACCTGGAAACAAATCAGcccctgcagagggaaaagctgagctgctgctgctgacatgACTCAAGACATGCCCC contains:
- the MOSPD1 gene encoding motile sperm domain-containing protein 1, whose product is MQQQKRQPELVEGNLPVFVFPTELIFYADDQSTHKQVLTLYNPYEFALKFKVLCTTPNKYAVVDATGAVKPQCCVDIVIRHRDVRASYYGVIDKFRLQVSEQSQRKALGKKEIIATLLPSAKEQQQQKEEEEKRIKEHLAESVFFEQTLCQPENRTASSGPSLLTVFLGVVCVAALMLPTLGEMESLVPLYLHLSVNQKLVAAYVLGLITMVILRT